One Nitrospira sp. DNA segment encodes these proteins:
- a CDS encoding cadherin-like beta sandwich domain-containing protein, producing MMDLTLRAFKERDQITMMRTIHVVKQHLAAAFFVAIGLIASGCGDAATVSEPAELGNLSVSAGTLRPAFAPATTEYTVQLSSAVSSTTITASPRTDGDTIHIDNQQTMSRTMALDSPGAEKSVSIVVTGTGTGGGSKSYTVRVKRDLEDNSLQALSVSSGTLAPAPFDKDTLDYTANNVGTSVTSVTIAATKSDQNSVMQIGAVTVPAGTASGQATVQLGGTGSATPVSIDITRPSGSKKTYTVTIHRGASANNNLRGLTISQGTLSFRASTTSYTVNVASNATSVVVTPTLQDATAGMTVNGQDTNSGQARTIPLGAPGSNTIINILVIAQNGTPNPYSVNVIRAALGGNNNLRSLTVLPGSLTPAFRANRTGYTVNLGSNIDNLTVTASVQDAGAILMINGQGAGSGQSRPVPLEPPGSTTEIDITVVAPNGNPRTYQINASREALGGNNNLSALTVSPGTLAPVFNANSMGYTVNVGSAVTNINVSATKVDSNAVMSGDVSAGTGVATGQATIPLNGAGTSTPLSVTVTAPNGSPKTYSIIVNRAAPTAPPAPASAPDLTPESDSGFNPGQDADNITNDLTPSFAVAPPAAGETPNLYIDGVKVKEGFDEGANTLTPTNPLPGGEYDITVTSTVTNAAGLESLPSPSLNVHIDNVAPGFP from the coding sequence ATGATGGACCTGACGCTTCGCGCCTTTAAAGAAAGAGATCAAATCACCATGATGCGTACCATCCACGTCGTGAAACAGCATCTAGCTGCCGCGTTTTTCGTCGCGATCGGTTTGATAGCCTCTGGCTGCGGGGACGCAGCGACGGTCAGCGAACCGGCAGAACTCGGTAACCTGTCGGTCTCCGCTGGAACTCTACGACCGGCTTTTGCCCCTGCAACAACTGAGTACACCGTTCAGCTCTCCAGCGCTGTCTCGAGTACGACCATCACTGCAAGCCCTCGAACAGACGGGGACACCATACATATCGACAACCAGCAGACAATGAGTCGGACCATGGCTCTCGACTCGCCAGGCGCGGAGAAGTCCGTAAGTATCGTCGTCACAGGAACAGGCACAGGAGGTGGTTCGAAGTCCTACACCGTTCGTGTCAAGCGAGACTTAGAGGATAACTCGTTACAGGCCCTCTCCGTTTCGAGCGGAACTCTGGCTCCCGCCCCATTCGATAAGGACACGCTCGACTATACGGCCAATAATGTCGGTACGTCTGTCACCAGCGTTACCATCGCGGCCACCAAGTCTGATCAAAATTCGGTCATGCAGATCGGTGCGGTCACCGTTCCGGCAGGAACTGCGTCGGGGCAGGCGACCGTTCAGCTCGGCGGCACAGGGTCAGCCACACCTGTGTCGATAGACATCACGCGCCCGAGCGGGAGTAAGAAGACCTACACGGTTACCATACATCGCGGCGCATCAGCCAATAACAACTTGCGAGGTTTAACGATTTCACAGGGAACGTTAAGCTTTAGGGCAAGTACAACCAGTTACACCGTGAATGTGGCAAGCAATGCGACCAGTGTTGTCGTCACGCCGACACTACAAGATGCCACCGCCGGCATGACCGTGAATGGGCAAGACACCAACTCCGGCCAGGCCCGAACCATTCCATTGGGCGCACCTGGTTCAAACACCATTATCAATATTCTTGTAATTGCACAGAACGGTACCCCGAATCCCTATTCGGTGAACGTCATTCGTGCCGCCCTTGGCGGGAACAACAATCTGCGGAGTTTGACCGTCTTGCCAGGCAGCCTGACCCCTGCATTCAGGGCAAATAGGACCGGCTACACGGTGAACCTCGGGAGTAACATCGACAATCTCACCGTGACCGCTTCCGTGCAAGATGCAGGGGCAATCTTGATGATTAATGGGCAAGGAGCCGGCTCTGGTCAGTCCCGCCCGGTTCCATTAGAGCCGCCCGGCTCGACTACGGAAATTGACATTACAGTGGTCGCTCCGAATGGAAACCCTAGGACATATCAAATCAACGCCAGCCGCGAGGCCCTCGGGGGCAACAATAATCTGTCGGCTTTGACGGTGTCGCCCGGCACCTTGGCCCCCGTCTTTAATGCAAACTCCATGGGATATACGGTGAACGTCGGGAGCGCCGTTACCAACATTAACGTCTCTGCAACCAAAGTCGACTCGAATGCCGTGATGTCCGGGGACGTGTCGGCCGGGACAGGTGTCGCAACGGGCCAGGCCACTATTCCGCTGAATGGGGCAGGGACCAGCACACCCCTGTCGGTTACTGTGACCGCTCCGAATGGTAGTCCCAAGACATACAGCATCATCGTCAACCGAGCGGCGCCAACGGCACCACCAGCGCCGGCAAGCGCACCGGATCTGACGCCGGAGAGTGATTCCGGATTCAACCCCGGCCAGGATGCCGACAACATCACTAATGACTTGACACCGAGCTTCGCAGTGGCCCCGCCTGCGGCGGGAGAGACTCCGAACCTTTATATAGACGGGGTTAAAGTCAAGGAAGGGTTTGATGAGGGAGCGAACACCCTCACCCCGACGAACCCGCTTCCTGGCGGTGAATACGATATTACTGTTACCAGCACGGTGACCAATGCAGCAGGCCTTGAGTCTCTCCCGAGTCCGTCCCTGAACGTGCACATTGACAACGTAGCCCCGGGATTCCCGTAG
- a CDS encoding cadherin-like beta sandwich domain-containing protein: MRGILTFVGQCFAVVAVTIGLSSYGCMGSTTVNPVAELASLTVTPGTLQPAFTSGTTQYTVDLTRKVTSVKITAQPAVAGDTITINGQATTSSTITLGSEGSTTSVSIVVSESTNNSRTYIVLLKRASVAGNNSLASLTVSPGTLAPVFNENTLTYSVDVANNVESVTVKPTLQDSAATMTVNGEARNSGESLPPIQLGGAGSSTPIDIVVIAQNNSQKTYHVTVNRGKSGNNFLESLEISPGTLDPFFTPGTEGYTVNLPSILPGNTTSMTVTPTLQDATASMTVNGQPAPSGQAQTTPLPAPGATTAINIAVTAQNNTERTYTVTIIRAALNGNNFLSALTISPGTLTPIFNAGTEGYTVNLPSILPGNPTSMTVTPTLQDTTASMSISVDNGSPTNINSGEARSTPLPAPGATTAINIAVTAQNNTERTYTVTIIRAALSGNNNLSALTVTPPGTPIPGFSPNILTYTVNVATDVISVTVTATLEDINASMTINGQGTSSGVASAPITLGGAGSDRTITIIVIAPNGSQKIYTVTVHRASSSNSNLSALSVSQGVLDNPFDPNQLSYTVNVDSTVDSVVISATKADLQATMSSLGSVIAAPGDPDGQVLVTLGAGPSTEVVTITVIAQDMASQSPYTVTVNKAP; the protein is encoded by the coding sequence ATGAGAGGTATCCTGACCTTTGTAGGACAATGTTTTGCTGTTGTTGCCGTCACGATCGGCTTAAGTTCGTACGGCTGTATGGGCTCGACCACCGTGAACCCAGTGGCCGAGCTCGCCAGTCTGACGGTCACTCCCGGAACACTCCAACCGGCCTTTACCAGCGGGACAACTCAATACACCGTCGATCTCACCCGCAAAGTTACAAGCGTGAAGATCACGGCGCAACCTGCCGTGGCGGGAGATACCATCACGATCAATGGCCAAGCCACGACGAGCAGCACCATTACCCTTGGCTCGGAAGGGTCGACTACTTCCGTCAGTATCGTCGTGTCCGAATCAACGAACAATTCTCGTACCTATATCGTGCTTCTCAAGAGAGCGAGCGTAGCCGGGAACAATTCGTTGGCGAGCTTGACCGTTTCGCCCGGAACGCTGGCTCCCGTATTCAACGAGAACACGCTGACCTATAGCGTCGATGTTGCCAACAATGTCGAAAGTGTCACAGTGAAGCCCACTCTTCAAGACTCTGCTGCGACGATGACGGTGAACGGAGAAGCTAGGAACTCAGGGGAGAGCCTACCACCCATACAGTTGGGCGGAGCGGGCTCAAGCACCCCTATCGATATAGTGGTGATCGCCCAGAACAACAGTCAGAAAACCTACCACGTCACTGTAAACCGCGGAAAATCAGGCAATAACTTCTTGGAGAGCCTGGAGATTTCACCAGGCACGTTAGACCCCTTCTTTACCCCCGGCACAGAAGGCTATACGGTGAATTTGCCAAGTATTTTACCGGGCAACACGACCAGCATGACGGTCACGCCGACACTGCAAGATGCTACGGCCAGCATGACAGTGAATGGGCAACCCGCTCCCTCAGGGCAGGCCCAAACCACCCCGCTGCCCGCCCCTGGCGCGACCACCGCGATCAACATCGCGGTGACCGCGCAAAATAACACCGAAAGAACATATACAGTGACCATCATCCGTGCCGCACTCAACGGAAACAATTTTCTGTCGGCCTTGACCATTTCGCCGGGCACGTTAACCCCGATCTTCAACGCCGGCACAGAAGGTTACACGGTGAATTTGCCGAGCATTTTACCGGGCAACCCGACCAGCATGACGGTCACGCCGACGTTGCAAGATACCACCGCGAGCATGAGCATAAGTGTCGACAACGGATCACCCACCAACATCAATTCCGGGGAGGCCCGAAGCACTCCGTTGCCCGCCCCTGGCGCGACCACCGCGATCAACATCGCGGTGACCGCGCAAAATAACACCGAAAGAACATATACAGTGACCATCATCCGTGCCGCACTGAGCGGTAACAATAATCTGTCGGCTTTGACGGTCACGCCTCCTGGCACCCCTATTCCCGGCTTCAGCCCAAACATCTTGACCTATACGGTAAACGTAGCCACCGATGTCATTAGTGTCACGGTGACTGCGACGCTTGAAGATATCAATGCCAGTATGACGATCAACGGCCAAGGTACCAGCTCAGGAGTGGCAAGTGCTCCGATTACTCTTGGTGGAGCGGGATCGGACAGGACCATCACGATCATCGTAATAGCTCCGAATGGTAGCCAAAAGATCTACACCGTCACGGTCCATCGAGCGTCATCGAGCAATAGCAACCTGTCGGCTTTGAGCGTGTCACAAGGTGTCCTCGACAACCCGTTCGATCCGAACCAGCTGAGTTACACGGTGAACGTCGATAGCACAGTTGATAGTGTAGTTATCTCCGCAACGAAGGCTGATCTGCAGGCCACCATGTCCTCCTTGGGCTCGGTGATTGCTGCACCAGGTGACCCGGATGGACAGGTGCTGGTCACATTGGGGGCTGGACCGAGCACAGAGGTGGTAACGATTACGGTGATCGCACAGGATATGGCAAGTCAGAGCCCCTATACCGTCACTGTCAACAAAGCGCCCTAG
- a CDS encoding cadherin-like beta sandwich domain-containing protein — protein MTRMFTITGQYFALIILAIMGLLSSGCGDSASVSQGPDVPLANLTISPGALQPPFSSNTVTYGANVSPAVGAVTVTATPQDSTATVTIAGTATQSLTVTLGAPGSSKDITIIVTSTNGSQSTYTITVHRAALSGNTALSALTVTPGTLAPAFTPSTMNYTVDVAMDVASVTVSATKDDPSAVLSGSIPNPGPGQATGQATIQLGAQGSATPVSIIVIAPNGNSDTYRIIVNRAAPSSNNKLSALTVSAGTLVPAFSPDTENYTVGVAAANGSVTISATKSDPNAVMALGSVIVGAGTPTGQTSIQLGPGASLPVNIIVTAQDQISIKQYTVTVSRPLS, from the coding sequence ATGACGCGCATGTTCACCATCACCGGACAATATTTCGCCCTTATCATTCTTGCCATCATGGGTTTGCTTTCCTCTGGTTGCGGTGATTCCGCGTCGGTCTCGCAAGGGCCAGATGTGCCTCTCGCCAACTTGACGATCAGTCCTGGGGCGCTTCAGCCGCCTTTTTCGAGCAACACCGTCACGTATGGAGCCAATGTGTCACCGGCAGTCGGCGCTGTTACGGTGACGGCCACCCCTCAAGACAGCACGGCGACGGTCACGATCGCTGGAACAGCGACTCAAAGTCTTACGGTTACACTCGGAGCGCCAGGATCGAGCAAAGATATCACGATCATAGTGACGTCGACGAACGGAAGTCAGAGTACCTATACCATCACGGTCCACAGAGCAGCCTTATCAGGGAACACCGCCTTATCGGCACTGACTGTGACACCCGGCACCTTGGCTCCCGCCTTTACTCCAAGCACCATGAACTACACGGTGGACGTGGCGATGGATGTCGCGAGCGTGACGGTCTCCGCGACCAAGGACGATCCAAGTGCCGTCTTGTCCGGCTCCATCCCCAATCCCGGGCCGGGACAAGCAACAGGGCAGGCGACCATTCAGCTGGGTGCGCAGGGGTCAGCCACACCTGTGTCGATCATCGTCATTGCACCGAACGGCAACTCCGATACATACCGTATCATTGTGAACCGAGCTGCGCCGTCAAGTAACAACAAACTATCGGCCTTGACCGTGTCCGCCGGCACCTTGGTTCCGGCGTTTTCCCCTGATACGGAAAACTATACGGTGGGTGTGGCAGCTGCCAACGGATCCGTGACTATTTCTGCGACCAAGTCCGATCCGAATGCCGTGATGGCGCTGGGTTCGGTGATCGTCGGGGCGGGGACGCCGACAGGTCAAACGTCCATCCAATTGGGCCCTGGGGCAAGCCTACCAGTGAACATTATCGTGACGGCGCAGGATCAAATAAGCATAAAGCAGTATACTGTTACCGTGAGCCGACCGTTATCGTGA
- a CDS encoding response regulator transcription factor, translating to MEKIKVLIADDHRVVREGLAAILKTKEDIQVIGEAQDGMEAVEKARTLLPDVILMDVSMPRMGGVEATRQIKREFPHIGIVALTMYEEQQYIFDLVRAGATGYLLKDSESSQIVAAIRAIYRGESLIHPSVASKILAEFSLMAQKKGKKSAWAEHDLTDREITVLRLVADGKTNKEIANNLDLSEKTVKNHVRNIFHKLQVYDRTQAAILAIRKGLIELDPKR from the coding sequence ATGGAAAAAATTAAGGTTCTGATCGCCGACGATCATCGGGTGGTTCGGGAAGGCTTGGCCGCCATTCTCAAGACCAAGGAAGACATTCAGGTCATCGGCGAAGCGCAAGACGGGATGGAAGCGGTGGAAAAAGCGCGTACGCTGCTCCCCGATGTGATTCTCATGGATGTCAGCATGCCGCGGATGGGCGGCGTCGAGGCGACGAGACAAATCAAGCGCGAGTTTCCACACATCGGCATCGTCGCGTTGACCATGTACGAAGAACAACAGTACATCTTCGATCTGGTCCGCGCGGGAGCGACCGGATATCTTTTGAAAGACTCTGAATCGTCCCAGATCGTTGCGGCCATTCGTGCCATCTATCGAGGCGAATCGCTGATCCATCCGTCCGTGGCCAGTAAAATCTTGGCGGAATTCTCATTGATGGCCCAAAAGAAAGGCAAGAAGTCGGCCTGGGCCGAGCATGATTTGACGGATCGAGAGATTACGGTGCTACGATTGGTCGCCGACGGAAAAACCAACAAAGAGATCGCCAACAACCTTGATTTGAGCGAAAAGACGGTGAAGAATCACGTCCGGAATATCTTCCACAAGCTGCAAGTCTACGATCGCACGCAAGCCGCCATCCTCGCCATCCGGAAGGGCTTGATCGAGCTGGATCCAAAACGGTAG
- a CDS encoding sensor histidine kinase, producing the protein MNKPAPQQRARRNQPISGATSVAIIGAGRGGTALMEIFAIDPLVQIVGVAERDPEAPGLGLAKQLNIPITRNYRQLLTMEPVDLIIDVSGDGEVRKFLQDFHRMGVTIIGGASAKFMWELIEARIRATGEIEKALNKYQSLYRLYVKETGAAVTEERTRIACEIHDGLVQSLAGVNFKLDLCQQLLRKNPRASLATLKESKAQLKLAIQEARQVIFNLRPLHYDKMELIPALTNYFKSYQTQTHIATKFSVTGDEQILFPRTKIFLFRIIQEALSNVEKHAKADRVSINLDIEMDLLRVTISDNGIGFDLETVLRDPEKWDHFGIKGILERARLVGGEGRVQSKPGKGTKIIVEVPLGHKEEPGNGKN; encoded by the coding sequence ATGAATAAGCCGGCTCCCCAGCAGCGTGCCAGACGGAACCAGCCGATCTCCGGAGCGACGAGCGTCGCAATCATCGGAGCGGGCCGCGGGGGCACCGCGCTCATGGAGATATTTGCGATTGATCCACTGGTGCAAATCGTCGGTGTTGCCGAACGTGATCCGGAAGCGCCGGGATTAGGATTGGCCAAACAGCTCAACATCCCGATTACACGCAACTATCGACAGCTGCTGACGATGGAACCTGTCGATCTGATCATCGACGTATCGGGTGATGGAGAAGTCCGGAAGTTTCTCCAAGATTTTCATCGTATGGGTGTCACCATCATCGGCGGTGCCAGCGCGAAATTCATGTGGGAACTCATCGAAGCCCGCATTCGCGCGACCGGGGAGATTGAAAAGGCACTGAACAAGTACCAATCGCTCTATCGATTGTACGTCAAAGAAACCGGAGCTGCAGTGACGGAAGAACGAACCAGAATCGCTTGCGAGATCCACGACGGACTCGTGCAGAGCTTAGCGGGGGTGAACTTCAAGCTGGATCTTTGCCAGCAACTTCTTCGGAAGAACCCGCGAGCCAGTTTGGCGACCCTCAAGGAGAGTAAGGCCCAACTGAAGCTGGCCATACAGGAAGCCCGCCAAGTCATCTTCAATCTGCGCCCCTTGCACTACGACAAGATGGAATTGATTCCAGCCCTCACGAATTATTTCAAGTCGTATCAGACCCAGACCCACATCGCCACGAAGTTTTCGGTCACGGGGGATGAGCAGATTCTCTTTCCACGGACGAAGATCTTTCTTTTTCGAATCATTCAGGAAGCCTTGAGCAACGTCGAAAAACACGCCAAGGCCGACCGAGTCTCAATCAACCTGGACATCGAGATGGATCTGTTGCGCGTAACGATTTCCGACAATGGCATCGGGTTCGATCTGGAAACCGTTCTGCGTGACCCCGAAAAGTGGGATCATTTTGGCATCAAGGGGATCTTGGAACGAGCTCGCTTGGTGGGTGGCGAAGGGCGCGTCCAGTCCAAACCGGGGAAAGGCACGAAAATCATCGTCGAGGTGCCGCTGGGTCACAAGGAGGAGCCAGGGAATGGAAAAAATTAA
- the nrdR gene encoding transcriptional regulator NrdR, producing the protein MKCPFCDEVEDKVVDSRMAKEGEVIRRRRECLGCKRRYTTYERVEEILPVVVKKDGRRESFDRNKILVGLKKACEKRPISIGTIEAVTDRIEKRIQEMGETEIESRVVGEEVMKELHQLDQVAYVRFASVYREFKDIDQFMDELKTLTQQRRER; encoded by the coding sequence GTGAAATGTCCCTTCTGCGATGAAGTTGAGGACAAGGTCGTCGATTCTCGTATGGCCAAGGAAGGCGAGGTCATTCGTCGCCGCCGGGAGTGCCTTGGTTGCAAACGTCGCTATACCACCTACGAGCGGGTCGAAGAAATTCTTCCCGTTGTCGTGAAGAAGGACGGTCGCCGCGAGTCGTTTGACCGCAATAAGATTCTTGTCGGCTTGAAAAAAGCCTGTGAAAAGCGGCCGATCAGTATCGGCACCATCGAAGCCGTCACCGACCGGATAGAAAAACGGATTCAGGAGATGGGCGAGACAGAGATTGAGAGCCGGGTTGTCGGTGAAGAAGTCATGAAGGAGTTGCATCAGCTGGACCAGGTCGCCTATGTCAGATTTGCATCCGTGTACCGGGAATTTAAGGACATCGACCAGTTCATGGACGAGTTGAAGACGCTTACTCAGCAGCGTCGCGAACGGTAA
- a CDS encoding serine hydroxymethyltransferase has translation MSDAIGSWDALRATDPEVYAAIEAEEVRQREKLLLIASENFASPAVLAAQGSLLTNKYAEGYPGKRYYGGCQYADAVEDLAIQRCKEIFGAEHVNVQPHSGSQANMAAYLSVLKAGDTILGMDLAQGGHLTHGSKVNFSGLLFRVFSYGVDRRTETIDYDAVQKVAEECRPRMIVVGASAYARVLDFPRFQQIAKSVEAYLLVDIAHIAGLIAAGLHPNPVPYADFVTTTTHKTLRGPRGGVTMCKTEYAKAVDKLVFPGLQGGPLMHVIAAKAVAFKEALSPGFKRYQQQVLTNAKALAQGFVDRGYKIVSGGTDTHLMLLNLTNKGITGKEADAALDTAGIIVNKNAVPYDEKPPAVASGIRLGSPIVSTRGMREPEMKQIVELVDRVLQHRQEPAVLEEVRGQAKALCARFPIIHPY, from the coding sequence ATGAGCGACGCAATCGGTTCCTGGGATGCGCTGAGGGCTACAGATCCCGAGGTTTACGCCGCGATCGAGGCAGAAGAAGTCCGTCAGCGTGAGAAGCTGCTCTTGATCGCCTCGGAAAATTTTGCCAGCCCTGCAGTATTGGCCGCACAAGGCTCCTTGCTCACCAATAAGTACGCGGAAGGCTACCCCGGGAAGCGATACTACGGCGGATGTCAGTATGCCGACGCCGTGGAAGATTTGGCGATTCAGCGGTGCAAAGAAATCTTCGGCGCCGAACATGTCAACGTACAGCCGCATTCTGGTTCACAAGCCAATATGGCGGCCTATCTATCGGTCCTGAAGGCAGGCGACACCATCCTCGGAATGGATCTCGCCCAAGGCGGTCACCTTACGCATGGGAGTAAAGTCAATTTCTCCGGTCTTCTCTTCCGTGTCTTCTCCTATGGTGTCGATCGACGGACCGAAACCATCGACTACGATGCCGTCCAGAAGGTCGCAGAGGAATGTCGTCCGCGGATGATCGTGGTCGGAGCCAGTGCTTATGCCCGCGTGCTGGATTTCCCTCGTTTCCAACAGATCGCCAAATCAGTGGAAGCCTATCTGTTGGTCGATATCGCGCATATTGCCGGCCTCATCGCTGCCGGGCTTCATCCGAATCCCGTTCCCTATGCCGACTTCGTCACGACGACGACTCATAAGACGCTCCGCGGTCCGCGCGGGGGCGTCACGATGTGTAAAACCGAGTATGCGAAGGCCGTCGACAAACTGGTATTTCCTGGGCTACAGGGCGGACCGTTGATGCATGTGATCGCAGCCAAGGCGGTCGCCTTTAAAGAAGCCTTGTCGCCGGGATTCAAGCGTTATCAGCAGCAGGTGCTGACCAATGCGAAGGCCTTGGCACAAGGGTTCGTCGATCGGGGCTATAAGATTGTCTCCGGCGGAACCGATACGCATCTGATGCTCCTGAACCTCACGAACAAGGGGATCACCGGGAAGGAGGCGGATGCGGCGCTGGACACCGCCGGCATTATCGTCAATAAGAACGCCGTCCCGTACGATGAAAAGCCGCCGGCGGTGGCCAGCGGGATTCGCCTGGGGTCGCCCATCGTTTCTACCCGCGGCATGAGGGAGCCGGAGATGAAACAGATCGTCGAATTAGTCGACCGTGTCCTCCAGCACCGACAAGAGCCGGCGGTGTTGGAAGAAGTTCGTGGACAAGCCAAAGCGTTGTGCGCGCGGTTTCCTATCATTCATCCCTACTAG
- the rplI gene encoding 50S ribosomal protein L9: protein MKVILQETLEGVGHLGDLINVADGFARNYLLPRRKAVEADGRSIKAVEHAKRVAAEKAKKEKLEIETHAKKVSAIVLTIEAQVGKDDKMFGSVTAKDIAEGLAEQGVTVDRRKIQLAQPIKELGSVAVPIKMPRDVVATVTVHVVKKQELEEPSA from the coding sequence ATGAAAGTCATTCTTCAAGAAACCCTGGAAGGGGTGGGGCATCTCGGCGATCTCATCAACGTCGCCGATGGATTTGCGAGGAACTATCTCTTACCACGCCGTAAGGCCGTCGAAGCCGATGGTCGAAGCATCAAGGCCGTTGAACATGCCAAACGAGTGGCGGCCGAGAAGGCCAAGAAGGAAAAGCTGGAAATTGAAACCCACGCCAAGAAGGTGTCGGCGATCGTCCTGACGATCGAGGCGCAGGTCGGGAAAGACGATAAGATGTTCGGTTCCGTCACCGCCAAAGACATCGCGGAAGGGTTGGCCGAGCAAGGTGTTACGGTGGATCGGCGAAAGATCCAACTGGCACAACCGATCAAGGAACTCGGTTCGGTGGCTGTTCCCATCAAGATGCCCAGAGATGTGGTGGCGACCGTGACGGTCCATGTGGTGAAGAAGCAAGAGCTGGAAGAGCCTTCGGCCTAG
- a CDS encoding FAD-binding oxidoreductase, which translates to MQTNAAEVVRAHDLTHDVRELDLRLISPATLDFQPGQFISFEIPVAGRPHPMTRAYSIASPPSQRSLLTLVFNRVDHGPGSTWLFGLKPGDLVHFKGPAGSFRLRDDAPRNLLFVATGTGIAPIRSMLHTLLPKATPRSVSLLWGLRAQRDLYYQEELHELVARHPMFHWTITLSRPEPGWTGPTGRVTALVQERVKTVDNLAVYLCGNGGMIKDVTDFLRSKGLCPIYREKWYDEENEES; encoded by the coding sequence ATGCAGACGAATGCCGCCGAGGTCGTCCGAGCCCATGATCTCACACACGATGTCCGTGAGCTCGACTTGCGATTGATCTCGCCTGCGACACTGGACTTCCAGCCGGGGCAATTCATTTCTTTTGAGATTCCCGTCGCGGGGAGGCCGCATCCGATGACACGTGCCTATTCGATTGCCTCGCCGCCCAGTCAACGGAGCCTCCTGACATTGGTCTTCAACCGCGTGGACCACGGACCAGGGTCGACATGGCTCTTTGGTCTCAAACCCGGCGATCTGGTCCATTTCAAAGGACCGGCGGGAAGCTTTCGTCTGCGCGACGATGCGCCACGCAACCTCCTGTTTGTCGCGACCGGCACGGGGATTGCCCCGATCCGGTCCATGCTCCATACCCTGTTACCCAAAGCCACCCCACGGAGCGTGTCCTTGCTATGGGGTCTCCGAGCCCAGCGGGATCTGTACTATCAGGAAGAGCTGCACGAACTAGTGGCCAGGCATCCCATGTTTCACTGGACCATCACATTGTCTCGTCCCGAGCCGGGATGGACCGGTCCGACCGGTCGCGTCACCGCTCTGGTGCAGGAGCGTGTCAAGACGGTGGACAACCTCGCCGTGTATCTCTGCGGAAACGGCGGCATGATTAAGGACGTGACCGACTTTCTCCGCTCGAAAGGTCTCTGCCCGATCTATCGCGAGAAGTGGTACGACGAAGAGAATGAAGAGTCGTGA